One genomic segment of Triplophysa rosa linkage group LG22, Trosa_1v2, whole genome shotgun sequence includes these proteins:
- the bach1b gene encoding transcription regulator protein BACH1b gives MSMDSSKSSKFTFQSSVHSSHVLQCLNEQRKKDLLCDLTVVVENRSFRAHRAVLASCSDFFSARVSSLATPEGLVINLPDEVTAEGFEPLLEFAYTSKLTFTKENVLELRNCTSFLGFKNLDKACFDFLLPKFFDSSKSTSKIQRKQCCKTKCCKAREALATGDDVTDENKTLPQPSQSQLQEKEQSLPSSTPTEDATGSQNVQSNKHTDYSSLCPKYRKFQIACGKERACLDACGIETVPVTLARPKDNCPLNCLPCSSNEDCSKSSIWDLASQEISHVSGTDDVGTAFSCYSNIEDCPAEQSNSLRSREEIEVAKQLTVMPDTFPTQASPSGLGLAEKALNLKCPNWQLDPTALECPFLQSFGAVGAQLHDVEGGDTSQGSPYVPSNQSGEDSDSVDTEGDSESYSSERLFEMALPLSVDQIVSLSRNDFQQMLKQQCLSREQLDAVHDIRRRSKNRVAARRCRKRKLDCIYSLECEIQKLRSEHEKLTAERIQLNQLKIKTWQSYSGLYERVCTEAALKPEQLQVLAKYSSPDCPLSAFLCPASDLPQRPELWPQASTSSRCFSLRTCCSGAKALRASLIENASGVDQSSSQNMLPTRHVEAQSDNCPADALPCEKSVYCSILKLGTDLICHQERD, from the exons ATGTCAATGGATAGCTCAAAATCCTCAAAGTTTACCTTCCAGTCATCTGTGCACAGTTCCCACGTTCTGCAATGTCTAAATGAGCAGAGGAAGAAAGATCTTCTGTGCGACTTGACTGTTGTGGTGGAGAACCGGAGTTTCCGAGCCCACCGGGCCGTTCTGGCCTCCTGCAGTGATTTCTTCAGCGCTCGTGTGTCTAGTCTTGCCACACCCGAAGGACTTGTCATCAACCTTCCGGATGAG GTGACTGCTGAAGGATTCGAGCCCTTACTGGAGTTCGCCTACACCTCAAAGCTCACCTTCACCAAAGAGAACGTGCTTGAACTTCGCAACTGTACATCTTTCCTTGGTTTCAAGAACTTGGACAAAGCCTGCTTTGATTTTCTTCTCCCCAAGTTCTTTGACAGCAGCAAAAGTACGTCAAAAATCCAGAGGAAGCAATGCTGCAAGACCAAATGCTGCAAAGCGCGTGAGGCTTTGGCTACCGGCGATGATGTCACTGACGAAAATAAAACGTTACCTCAACCCTCGCAGTCTCAGCTTCAAGAAAAGGAACAATCTCTGCCTTCCTCTACGCCCACTGAGGATGCTACAGGAAGTCAGAATGTTCAAagcaacaaacacacagactaCTCCTCCTTATGTCCCAAATACAGAAAGTTTCAGATAGCTTGTGGTAAGGAGCGAGCCTGTTTGGATGCCTGCGGCATAGAAACGGTCCCCGTGACCCTTGCGAGACCAAAAGACAATTGCCCCCTAAACTGCCTTCCTTGCTCAAGCAATGAAGACTGTAGCAAGTCATCTATTTGGGACTTAGCTAGCCAAGAAATTTCCCATGTCTCAGGTACAGACGATGTTGGGACAGCCTTTAGCTGCTACAGTAACATCGAGGATTGCCCTGCTGAACAAAGCAACTCACTCAGGAGCAGAGAAGAGATAGAAGTGGCCAAACAGCTTACGGTCATGCCGGATACTTTTCCCACCCAGGCATCTCCGTCCGGCCTGGGCTTGGCGGAGAAAGCATTAAACCTCAAGTGTCCGAACTGGCAACTGGATCCCACGGCATTGGAGTGTCCATTTTTGCAGAGCTTTGGTGCAGTGGGCGCTCAACTTCACGATGTTGAGGGCGGAGACACATCACAGGGTAGTCCATATGTACCCTCCAACCAATCAGGGGAGGACTCTGATAGTGTTGACACGGAGGGGGACAGTGAATCCTACAGCAGTGAACGACTTTTTGAG ATGGCCCTGCCTCTCTCTGTGGACCAGATCGTGTCGCTGAGCAGGAATGACTTCCAGCAGATGCTGAAGCAGCAGTGCTTGTCACGGGAGCAGCTCGATGCCGTGCACGATATCCGCAGACGGAGCAAGAACCGTGTCGCAGCCCGTCGCTGCCGCAAGAGAAAACTCGACTGCATCTACAGCTTAGAGTGTGAAATCCAGAAACTG AGGAGTGAACACGAGAAGCTGACAGCCGAAAGGATTCAGCTGAATCAGTTGAAGATAAAAACCTGGCAGAGTTACTCAGGTCTGTATGAGAGGGTCTGCACTGAAGCCGCCCTCAAACCAGAACAGCTTCAGGTGCTGGCCAAATACAGCTCACCAGACTGCCCACTGTCAGCATTCCTTTGCCCCGCTTCAGACCTCCCTCAACGCCCTGAGCTCTGGCCTCAAGCTTCAACCTCCTCCCGCTGTTTCTCCTTACGCACCTGCTGCTCCGGAGCCAAAGCGCTGCGTGCGTCCTTAATAGAAAACGCATCTGGTGTTGATCAATCAAGCTCACAGAACATGTTGCCTACAAGGCACGTAGAAGCTCAGTCTGATAATTGTCCAGCTGATGCCTTACCTTGCGAGAAAAGTGTGTACTGTTCGATCCTGAAACTTGGCACGGATCTCATTTGTCACCAGGAAAGAGACtaa